In Nymphalis io chromosome 13, ilAglIoxx1.1, whole genome shotgun sequence, the genomic stretch CACGCTCAACtctaatttgtttatttcattaagcACTGTAATATTGCATGTAAACTCAGTTTGCTTGTACGGTAAATAAGacataaaatttctatttataaattgtttaccaTCTTCGGCCATAATACTATTCCAATCTTTCCCTTCTATAGTATTTAGGTTAGCAGAAGTTTGCGAATCGGTGGACTGAGTCTCTAAATCTTCATATTCAACAATATTATCGGGCCCGGAATCAGTTTCGATACTTGTTTCTAACTTTTTACTTTCTTTCGCTGGTGGCGCAAACTTACGAACAACCGCTTTAGAACCGTCCGTATATACCGCCATCTCGAAGTCAACGAGATGATCATTGATCCACAGTTTGTCATACTTTAGCTCTATAGGAATAAGATCACCTATTGGTTCCCCACTGACTTTAACATAGCATTGCTTCTCGACAAttgatttgtgtatataatcTAAAGATTGTCTATCCCACCAATTTCCAGCAGGTCGAATACGATTTAGGACACATTTGTGGGCCTGTATGGGAATTTGGTGTAAAACTACGCTTTTCCTTAAGTTTTTAAAACTACAGACTTCTTCGTTGCCGTAGTCAACGTAATGTATTAGACAACTAGAAGCTTCGTCGTTTACTTCTAAGACTCTACCTCTGTAAAAGCGATTGTCTAAAAAGAATAGAGCGATACATGGTTCGCCAACGGTCCATTTAACATATTTCGCCTTGGGATCTGGATTATTGAAACGAACATCGAGTGCTTTACGTATCAAATCCAATGTATCCTGCTGTGCGATATCGTGTAAGTAGATTATACCGTCGTTGTCGATGTAtctgagaataaaaaaaatacataagtatattaattaataatctctAAAATGTAACGAAATCAACTTACGTTGGCATAGCTGTGATTTCATTACTGGGTAACGGTTCAGGAGGTAGCCAGTCTGATATAAAAACAGTGTTTGAATTGTGGTTATCTGCTTCCGTGTTCAGTGCATCGTCGTCGATGGGAGTAGATGAGTTACTGTCTGACTCAGGATTAATTTGAAGAGGTTTCAAAGGCATTGGTTCTATTTGAAGCCAATCATGCACAGACCCCGTAATATTTAGAAAGGATAGCATGTCATCTGCAGTATTTTTGGAAGTTTTATCGCTGTCACTAAGctgtagaataaaaaaaacatattccatcaaaaaatatataattgtacttatacaaataataataactattaacgTAATTAGttagtacaaataataattattaaagtaattagttAATGACTAACCTCTTGACTCTTATCTGGTATTCCTAGTCCTTGGTCGATGatctttttatttaagcatCTCCACTCAGAAGTATTAGCCTCGAGTGCACCACCTTGGATCGTATGATAGACCCATAATTCCACTGGCATACTTTTGCCTTTAAATTTCCCAAGTTTCGTGATGAAAACTCTTTTGTAAGCTTCGAGTagttcttttaaatattctttggtGAGAGACGGCCACTCCTCTCCTACGGCGGGCACGACTCCGCAAAGATGGCACATCACTGCAGCGTCACCTATTGAGGCAAATTCTTGAGGAATTTCTCTTAAACTAGAGATTGGCACAGTTTCGACGTAAGCAAAGTCGGAATAGAACACTTTCGCATTTGCATCAACTATTTCCAGGATGGCTGCGCGACGCCAGGTTTGCGACTGACTGCATACTGTACAACATCTGTCTTCGATCTTCCAATCTCTTTTTTCTTGGGTTTTCTTTTTAGtgtagtatttttgtatattatcaaATAGCTCAGTGAATATTTTCTGCTGGTGGACGAGCGACACGTAAATAAGAGAAGGTGATTggtaattcaatatttttacttcCAATCTTAACGGCCCCTTGTCTTTCGCATCGAGATCCTCCTCGTTTGGTTTCGTcggttgtatttttaatgtcgtACCGGTATCCTTCTTTATAAGTTCGGGCTTAAGTTTCGGCTCGTCTAATGGACATTTGTTCGTAAAGACTAATTCATCAGTTTCTGTGTTTttgttaaacttatataatctgtaaaaatttaaaatgtgtaaGTATATTCGTACAATATCAGGCATGTAGTatgttctaaatttatttacacatatatgAGATAAATTACCCAAAAGTGAcagcaaatttatttttaatcatctgCGTGTTAATGCAAACGATATTTTCTTCATCCGATTTATCATAAAGAGTCACTCCAAGCGAACTTCTGTTTCGACTCTCCTCTACGTGTAGGTCCAAGAGGCGGTCCTCAAATTTTTGCAACAGCGCCACAGAGGCCGGGCTCCACTTCTTATTGAGGGGCGTCACCCCGGCCAGGTGACACTCGGTGGCCTGGAGACGAGAGAGTCGAATATAATATCAACTACGAACCACGTCGGTTAGCGTTACGAGCGAGAGGGGCGAGACACGCACGAGCGCGCGCAGCACGGTGAACTTGGGCAGGATGCGGCGCAGCGCGGTCCAGTGCAGCAGCACCGTGGCGCCCACGTCGGGCAGCAGCGCACGCACGCGCACGCGGCCCGGCAGCTCGCGCACCACTGCGCGCGCCCACGCGCCGCCGCGCACGCCGCACTGCTCCACGTGCGCCACGCACACCATGTCTGCGGCACCACATCGATCGTGAGGGTGACAGTTATGTCATCGGTTTTTCGAACCGCGACCACGAAATCTTTAAGCAAATGGGGAATATATAtgggaaattattaaaaaaattattatctctatttaatttattatataaaataatttattatatagatttttgtaaaattttacagATTTACTTTTATTGCTCTTTTTAATCTGCGACCTGCGTCAATTTATACCCAGAGCAACCAAATTTAATCACATTGTATTGTCCAATGTTTTTTTGAgaggttaattattattatatatttgcgtTTCGTTTGTATTATTTCACAACATTATTGTAAAAATCTCAGATACTGACCATGAGCGcacttttctatattataatataatattaatataccctTACCCTTTTCAGGTAAGTAAATACTGCCGGTGTTCACACTCAAACTATACTCTTCTTCCAAATCTTCACACAACTTTTCGAAAACGCTCTGAAGATGAcgctaaaatacaaaaattaaacaatgtaaACGTTTAATAGAATTAAGTTCAAAAAAgaaaaacgaatataaaaatattatctcacCTTCCTAACGAAGAAATTATCCGGGCTTACTACGTGTGTTATGTAAACTTCTTCGACGGCATTATTTTGGaaatttttgttgtttataaatattttcggtTTTTCGGTGATTCCCTTGATTTTGGGATACTGGAAAGGAATAAATcatcacattttaaaatattctgtctCATGTCATTTAATAAATCAGCGAAGCAATCGAGTGCTCACGGGTAGCTTGTCGGGCAGGCGCGCGCGGCCGTGGAAGGCGAGCGCGTGCGCCAGACTCACGCCGTGCTCGAACGTGCTCACGTCCGCCTGcacgcgcgccgcgccgcccgccgcgccgcccgccgccgccaGCACGCGCCGCACGTGCAGCACCGCCTGCTTGCTGCGGGGTATCTCCGTATCAATACCCACAGTATTGATAAAGACTTAgtggataaaaatatttgaatgataataattttgcaATGATATATCAGCACAATAACTTGGTACATTATAATGATACGCTGTACTCTCATTAATGAAATACCCTGAAAATAATCGATTTAGTTTCTTAAGTAGCAACAACAAA encodes the following:
- the LOC126772916 gene encoding RING finger protein 17; the encoded protein is MDTKIKKFCPSCNQCYFLKALGSNTKSNIPLFLSCGHTMCENCVSNIVKFAEPIECKVCHQDMQVDTNDLALLMKNKISLYNLFPVNIFMVGELTLETIEERKKKVNTDEYYIDTKGILQNNNSAQGECVECRAPTHKMCKQCGIIVCDNCFNKSHKNFVIFRNHILRNIEGNIQKNNCMLHQEKQLDYYCKNCMKAICMDCFMVGGKKSCKNHDVVPIQEVNEEFLTELTNITPKVDEVLRRLSRTAVDIGHLLTKLNDESNSTEYTTTISNIEQHFSKLTLIMQNKKYETINKVLQLKFSEQDSLIKAKHVISDALKKTNNTLNTINSLDPKKLKEINMPAILEEARQITKIPWYLHRSDSERTLNLTFNEEILSSIENYIQLEGKETSKYELLTSEMLNENNEVIPVAPVSIVYPPKITRDVRQLPNQTQPKTDKDNSKTATFLTKVPTYRSKSGSSTSLNSIKSDTSYKSYQSYDQKSKVDAATAYTDSQLMQPFLEGSQELIYVSHIVDPHQLFVQRASLQGRVEELLREFRNAVSLPQPSLAHVAEGKFYLVFNKADNLWQRCRVMSIDRRDVNKPIFHVFCIDFGCTEVVSIDKLRLIPPARIAFPPPFAVCCSLANCEPINGSWTSDDSFFIQNIIDNKQAVLHVRRVLAAAGGAAGGAARVQADVSTFEHGVSLAHALAFHGRARLPDKLPYPKIKGITEKPKIFINNKNFQNNAVEEVYITHVVSPDNFFVRKRHLQSVFEKLCEDLEEEYSLSVNTGSIYLPEKDMVCVAHVEQCGVRGGAWARAVVRELPGRVRVRALLPDVGATVLLHWTALRRILPKFTVLRALATECHLAGVTPLNKKWSPASVALLQKFEDRLLDLHVEESRNRSSLGVTLYDKSDEENIVCINTQMIKNKFAVTFGLYKFNKNTETDELVFTNKCPLDEPKLKPELIKKDTGTTLKIQPTKPNEEDLDAKDKGPLRLEVKILNYQSPSLIYVSLVHQQKIFTELFDNIQKYYTKKKTQEKRDWKIEDRCCTVCSQSQTWRRAAILEIVDANAKVFYSDFAYVETVPISSLREIPQEFASIGDAAVMCHLCGVVPAVGEEWPSLTKEYLKELLEAYKRVFITKLGKFKGKSMPVELWVYHTIQGGALEANTSEWRCLNKKIIDQGLGIPDKSQELSDSDKTSKNTADDMLSFLNITGSVHDWLQIEPMPLKPLQINPESDSNSSTPIDDDALNTEADNHNSNTVFISDWLPPEPLPSNEITAMPTYIDNDGIIYLHDIAQQDTLDLIRKALDVRFNNPDPKAKYVKWTVGEPCIALFFLDNRFYRGRVLEVNDEASSCLIHYVDYGNEEVCSFKNLRKSVVLHQIPIQAHKCVLNRIRPAGNWWDRQSLDYIHKSIVEKQCYVKVSGEPIGDLIPIELKYDKLWINDHLVDFEMAVYTDGSKAVVRKFAPPAKESKKLETSIETDSGPDNIVEYEDLETQSTDSQTSANLNTIEGKDWNSIMAEDGKQFINRNFMSYLPYKQTEFTCNITVLNEINKLELSVIHDDETTKAYDEMFKELQSESSKMTALNGIFENKACLALFPDDGQWYRAIILQYSEAKNRIKVKYVDYGNIEIISLADVREISKKYTKLPPATITVTLHGVRINPDLENKILYEYLIDTFMEKGPFKATLIDTTDVIPTVELRNDNGQLVYKKLIQENVYLKCD